CCAACTTAAAGTCAACATCTATCATAATTTTATCTTTAGTAAGCTTTAGAACCTCGTCGAAAGTGGGTACGGCTTGATTGGTTGGTTTTTCATTAAACAATAAATGCAATTTTTTTAATTCATCTAATGTAAAAGAACTGACTTCTCCAGTACCATCTGTTGTACGATCGACAGTAGCATCATGCATAATGATTAATTTTCCATCCTTAGTTTGTCTTAAATCCAATTCGATAATATCCACTCCTAAACGGATACTTTCTTTCATTGCGACTATCGAATTTTCTGGATAATTTTGATGAGCTGAACGATGAGCCATTACCAGAATTTCCTCTGGTTCATTATTAAAAACATGTAATATACTATCTAATCTTGTTGTGATCTGTGCCTGAACTTGCAGAGCTATGAATAAAAGAAAGAATAGATTTTGGAAAGCTTTTGTTGTTATATTTAGATTTCTTTTCATTTTAAAATTTTTAGTATCCGTCATTTTGTGGAAATTCTACTGTGCTTAAATCGATTTGAGATTGTGGTATCGGTCTTAGTTTATGATAATCCATGATATTAGGTTCAGCATTAGGATTATATAGCCTTGTCCGCTCTATTAATTTTCCTGTTCTTGCTAAGTCCATCCAACGTTTCTCCTCAGCACCTAATTCTAAAGCTCTTTCATCTAAAATTTTATCCATGTCTATTTGCGATGCGGTCACTAAAGGAATCATAGTACCTTCTTTTGATGCTCTAATACGAACTTCATTTAAGTAATCAGCGACTTCTTGTTTTTTATCCTGCTTTAAAAGTGCTTCTGCTGCCAACAAATAAGTTTCTGAAAGTCGATATACAAAAAAGTCTCGAAAACCTGCTCTGTCTTGAAAACTGGCACGTGTGGGATCATCATGTTTTTTTATACCCCAATGCATTTTATCGATATTAGGAGCTATTTTTGAAGGAACATCTGATTCTACCTGCCAAACAACAGTATCTCCTATAGCTTTACCTTCTGGCAAAGTTGCTTCATTATTGTAAAACCAGGTATATCTAAATGTAACATCAAATCGAGAATCATTTTCAGAAAATAAATTTCTAAAAAATTCAGTAGGACGAAATCGAGTATATGGTCTTCCTCCTTGAGTTACGTCTCGTTTAAGCCCAGGATATTGATCATAGGCTGGAGTAAAAAAAAGATGACCTTGGTTTCCATCTCCATTAAAAAGCGGGTCTCGAATGTATTGAACTGCAAAAATTATCTCTTCATTTACCTGATTATTATAATCAAACACATCAGCATAATTACTCAGTAATGCATAAGGACCTTCTTGTATAATCATTTTAGCAGCGTTTTCTGCACCTTCATAATCATTCAACAATAAGTCAATCAAAGCTAATTGTTGCAAGGTCGCTCCTTTTGTAACTCTACCATACTCATCTTGTGTATAGTCTAAGTTATTTACAGCATATTCGGTATCTTCTTTCATTTTTTCCCAAATGCTAATCCTATCGGTTCTTACATCTTCTGTATTTACGCCTTC
This genomic window from Flavobacterium sp. CS20 contains:
- a CDS encoding glycerophosphodiester phosphodiesterase family protein, producing MKRNLNITTKAFQNLFFLLFIALQVQAQITTRLDSILHVFNNEPEEILVMAHRSAHQNYPENSIVAMKESIRLGVDIIELDLRQTKDGKLIIMHDATVDRTTDGTGEVSSFTLDELKKLHLLFNEKPTNQAVPTFDEVLKLTKDKIMIDVDFKLDDKEAVVKTFKLIEKHNAEKQVLFFLHNFRYFPHIHKLNPEIKIMPRAYSTCDVEDMLKYDDIKIVHIDHDFYNDYLMKKMAYKGMRILVKTMGDIDDLELQEKGSGFEKVLNEKYVNVIQTDLPEELLAFLKSKNLHR
- a CDS encoding RagB/SusD family nutrient uptake outer membrane protein, coding for MKKINFLIILSVLALGVFYSCSLDEDPVSEATPNTIFNTPSGIVDGVNGVYSYLRDLYGSQPGFTLTTFGTDLFRHGKDGGYKGMDRYSSELNSSMGYLEDIWSTCYAGINASNTILDRIDNVDMDEALKTTYKAEVRFLRAHYYYWLTIQYGDVVYRDTETEGVNTEDVRTDRISIWEKMKEDTEYAVNNLDYTQDEYGRVTKGATLQQLALIDLLLNDYEGAENAAKMIIQEGPYALLSNYADVFDYNNQVNEEIIFAVQYIRDPLFNGDGNQGHLFFTPAYDQYPGLKRDVTQGGRPYTRFRPTEFFRNLFSENDSRFDVTFRYTWFYNNEATLPEGKAIGDTVVWQVESDVPSKIAPNIDKMHWGIKKHDDPTRASFQDRAGFRDFFVYRLSETYLLAAEALLKQDKKQEVADYLNEVRIRASKEGTMIPLVTASQIDMDKILDERALELGAEEKRWMDLARTGKLIERTRLYNPNAEPNIMDYHKLRPIPQSQIDLSTVEFPQNDGY